A window of Candidatus Nanoarchaeia archaeon contains these coding sequences:
- a CDS encoding adenosylcobalamin-dependent ribonucleoside-diphosphate reductase: MDNKTLQYVRKRDGSKAEFSRDKITEAIFKAAGSVGGSNRREAAKLADLVVALMEEAFPSSHIPHVEEVQDIVEKVLIENGHAKTAKSYILYRARRAKEREEEVTQKVESEHAEQGSAESPGQAVAEMFTYTSKLSRLVPKERIETYRRLYYLLKDMIAAGELPSHPNYLGDNELAENIYRNKYYLKDFKGECIEGCPEDVFARLASYIAAVEPTEDTQKKFAIAFYKDLYHGSYLPGGRVMAGAGDLYRLKTLANCFVSLIQGDDIESIFGTAYECARTYSYGGGIGVDISNLRPTDSIVHNAADRSTGAVSFMELYSLTTGLIGQSGRRGALMLTMDVKHPDILRFIDVKKIPNWVTKQVIKQCEWTGKFSQAQLGEIETQVRDNTQVRFANISIKVSDEFMGAVDEQITYGENAIMVYKKYTQHIVNDAPQNKTLHYSYGIPSKNLEDYSLEAGFNTLQDANTYLKEKYHIALKEADLAFERRDVFGDFVVPLEHESYHLAIHRSGDFMLYFSSSHTGEIKRLVKARDVWNRFIASNYKTAEPGLIFWSTMVKYSPSNCLGVPIASTNPCGEVPLEDGGACNLGSINLSRFVKGGYTEEASIDWKGIQDATSNLVRFLDNVISWNSVLNPLEKQRAAASSMRRIGLGIMGIADMLNQLGIGYDSEEGIKLMEKVSSVIANSAYGASAMIAAEKGSFPLFNLEQYAKNRFFIESLAAETREAVVKHGLRNVAILSIAPTGTISNAILGFTNKARNYVGVSGGIEPIFSLYYTRRSESFNKFFKVFHPTVQAYIDLKEMNTKVQDTKDIDDLQKLLPSHFFRTAHFIAAEKRVVIQAICQKYIDHSISSTVNLPESVDPETITNIYLNAWKQKLKGITIYRDGSRYPILSIEAEQTEFKDIKEKQFRYLTEEGEQIVKGDEVVVLPNAELSTPFHLMKNGKPNDIILEEISAEEQLVQPEVPVSGKVCKVKFENGKLVKDCGD; this comes from the coding sequence ATGGATAACAAAACCCTTCAGTATGTTCGAAAGCGGGATGGCTCAAAAGCGGAGTTTTCCAGAGACAAGATCACTGAAGCCATTTTCAAGGCTGCCGGGTCTGTAGGAGGCAGCAACAGGAGAGAGGCAGCCAAGCTTGCTGATTTGGTTGTGGCGCTTATGGAAGAGGCATTTCCTTCCTCGCACATCCCGCATGTTGAGGAGGTCCAGGATATCGTTGAGAAAGTCCTGATTGAGAACGGTCATGCAAAGACTGCAAAATCCTATATCCTGTATCGGGCCAGGAGGGCAAAAGAGCGCGAAGAGGAAGTCACCCAGAAGGTCGAATCAGAACATGCTGAACAAGGGTCTGCTGAAAGCCCGGGCCAGGCCGTTGCTGAGATGTTCACCTATACCTCAAAGCTTTCCAGGCTTGTGCCAAAGGAGAGGATTGAGACATACCGGAGGCTCTATTATCTGCTCAAGGACATGATTGCTGCAGGCGAGCTTCCAAGCCATCCAAACTACCTGGGCGATAACGAGCTTGCAGAGAACATCTACAGGAACAAGTATTATCTGAAGGATTTTAAGGGAGAGTGCATTGAGGGCTGTCCTGAAGACGTCTTTGCCAGGCTGGCCTCATATATCGCTGCAGTTGAGCCAACAGAGGATACTCAGAAGAAGTTTGCAATTGCGTTCTACAAAGACCTGTATCATGGAAGCTATCTTCCAGGAGGCAGGGTGATGGCCGGAGCAGGGGATCTCTACAGGCTCAAGACCCTTGCCAATTGCTTTGTGAGCCTGATCCAGGGAGACGATATCGAGTCTATATTCGGCACTGCCTATGAATGTGCGCGCACCTATAGTTATGGAGGCGGCATTGGTGTGGATATCTCAAACCTCAGGCCGACAGATTCCATTGTGCATAATGCAGCAGACCGCTCAACAGGAGCAGTCTCATTTATGGAGCTCTACAGCCTCACCACAGGCTTAATTGGCCAGTCAGGAAGAAGAGGGGCGCTTATGCTTACCATGGATGTCAAGCATCCTGATATCCTCCGCTTCATTGATGTCAAGAAAATCCCGAATTGGGTAACAAAGCAAGTTATCAAGCAGTGCGAATGGACAGGAAAATTCAGCCAAGCCCAGCTTGGAGAGATTGAAACGCAGGTGAGGGATAACACCCAGGTGAGGTTTGCCAATATCAGCATCAAGGTTTCTGATGAGTTCATGGGAGCAGTAGACGAACAGATCACCTATGGGGAGAACGCTATCATGGTCTACAAGAAGTATACGCAGCATATCGTAAACGACGCTCCGCAGAACAAGACCCTGCACTACTCCTACGGCATTCCCTCAAAGAACCTTGAGGATTACAGCTTAGAGGCTGGCTTTAACACACTTCAGGACGCCAACACCTACCTCAAAGAGAAGTATCATATCGCGCTCAAAGAGGCTGACCTCGCATTTGAACGGAGAGATGTGTTCGGAGATTTTGTTGTCCCCCTGGAGCATGAGAGCTATCATCTGGCGATCCATAGGTCTGGTGATTTTATGCTGTACTTCAGTTCTTCCCATACAGGCGAGATCAAGAGGCTTGTCAAGGCAAGAGATGTCTGGAACCGCTTTATTGCCTCAAACTATAAGACTGCAGAGCCTGGCCTGATATTCTGGTCTACAATGGTGAAGTATTCACCCTCAAACTGCCTTGGCGTGCCGATTGCAAGCACCAATCCCTGCGGAGAAGTTCCTTTGGAGGATGGCGGAGCCTGCAACCTCGGCTCTATAAACCTCTCACGCTTTGTGAAAGGGGGGTATACTGAAGAGGCGAGCATTGACTGGAAGGGAATCCAGGATGCAACCTCCAACCTCGTCCGTTTTCTTGATAACGTGATCAGCTGGAATTCGGTGCTCAATCCCCTGGAGAAGCAGAGGGCTGCAGCATCCAGCATGAGGAGGATCGGCCTTGGCATCATGGGCATTGCAGATATGCTGAATCAGCTCGGGATTGGCTATGACAGCGAGGAGGGCATAAAGCTCATGGAGAAGGTCTCATCAGTGATTGCAAACAGCGCGTATGGTGCATCAGCCATGATTGCTGCTGAGAAGGGCTCATTTCCGCTCTTCAACCTTGAGCAGTATGCAAAGAACAGGTTCTTCATTGAAAGCCTTGCTGCCGAAACAAGAGAGGCAGTGGTGAAGCATGGCTTGAGGAATGTTGCCATCCTTTCAATTGCGCCCACAGGAACCATATCAAATGCCATCCTGGGGTTCACGAACAAGGCTAGGAATTATGTTGGCGTTTCAGGAGGCATTGAGCCGATCTTCAGCCTCTACTACACAAGACGATCCGAGTCATTCAACAAATTCTTCAAGGTATTCCATCCAACTGTGCAGGCCTATATTGACCTGAAGGAGATGAACACCAAGGTCCAGGATACAAAGGATATCGATGATCTGCAGAAGCTGCTTCCCAGCCATTTCTTCCGCACAGCGCACTTCATTGCAGCAGAGAAGAGGGTTGTGATCCAGGCAATCTGCCAGAAGTATATTGACCACAGCATCAGCTCTACGGTAAACCTGCCTGAGAGCGTTGATCCGGAAACGATCACAAACATCTACCTCAATGCCTGGAAGCAGAAGCTCAAGGGCATTACGATCTACAGAGATGGAAGCAGGTATCCAATCCTCTCCATCGAGGCAGAGCAGACAGAGTTCAAGGATATCAAGGAGAAGCAGTTCCGCTACCTTACAGAGGAGGGCGAGCAGATCGTGAAGGGAGACGAGGTTGTTGTGCTTCCGAATGCCGAGCTCAGCACACCTTTCCATCTCATGAAGAACGGCAAGCCTAATGATATCATCCTTGAAGAGATCTCAGCAGAGGAGCAGCTGGTGCAGCCTGAGGTCCCTGTTTCTGGAAAGGTATGCAAAGTGAAGTTTGAGAACGGCAAGCTTGTCAAGGACTGCGGTGATTGA
- a CDS encoding transcription initiation factor IIB, producing the protein MVQYVKKCPECAGINLFMNKEKGEIICKDCGLVIEDKMVDFTQEWREFESEGGESRRRTGAPMTYTQFDQGMGTEVGRKADLYQLGARDRNKFFRLRKWQYRISTAIERNLKLALAELKRVASYLKLPSSVEEESARIYTLAVQRGLVRGRSMESVVAGALYAACRRHEVPRTLDELSEASGIEKKEIGRTYRFVTRELGITIRPSNPSDYIARFASSLKLTAETQSKAVEILERAQRSELTSGRGPTGIAAAALYVSALIHGEKRTQREVADVAGVTEVTIRNRYKELLEELKLEREIKKVKRKK; encoded by the coding sequence GTGGTCCAATATGTGAAGAAGTGTCCGGAATGCGCAGGAATCAATCTCTTCATGAATAAGGAGAAGGGAGAGATCATTTGCAAAGACTGCGGCCTTGTCATTGAAGACAAGATGGTCGATTTCACCCAGGAATGGCGTGAGTTTGAGTCAGAAGGCGGGGAGTCACGAAGGAGAACCGGAGCTCCCATGACCTATACCCAGTTTGACCAGGGCATGGGGACTGAGGTTGGGAGAAAGGCAGACCTCTACCAGCTTGGGGCAAGAGACAGGAACAAATTCTTCAGGCTGCGAAAGTGGCAGTACAGGATCTCTACAGCTATTGAAAGGAACCTCAAGCTTGCATTGGCAGAGCTGAAGCGTGTTGCTTCCTACCTTAAGCTTCCAAGTTCTGTGGAAGAGGAATCTGCCAGGATTTATACCCTTGCTGTCCAGCGGGGCCTTGTACGGGGAAGGTCTATGGAATCTGTTGTTGCAGGAGCGCTCTATGCAGCATGCAGAAGGCATGAAGTGCCAAGAACATTGGATGAGCTTTCTGAAGCTTCTGGAATAGAGAAGAAAGAGATCGGAAGGACGTATCGTTTTGTCACGAGAGAGCTTGGGATCACAATCAGGCCATCCAACCCTTCTGACTACATCGCCAGGTTTGCATCCTCATTAAAGCTCACTGCAGAGACGCAATCAAAGGCTGTTGAGATCCTTGAGCGCGCACAGAGATCTGAGCTGACCTCAGGAAGAGGGCCGACAGGGATTGCTGCAGCTGCGTTGTATGTTTCAGCCCTCATCCATGGAGAGAAGAGGACTCAGAGAGAGGTTGCAGACGTGGCAGGAGTCACTGAAGTCACAATCCGAAACCGCTACAAGGAACTTCTTGAAGAGCTTAAGCTGGAGCGGGAGATAAAGAAGGTTAAGCGGAAGAAATAA
- a CDS encoding Trm112 family protein, which produces MGLPKELLDMLACPQCKGKLKQNGESLLCEKCSKEYPIQDGIPILT; this is translated from the coding sequence ATGGGGCTTCCAAAGGAACTTCTGGACATGCTGGCCTGCCCCCAGTGCAAGGGAAAGCTGAAGCAGAACGGAGAGAGCCTTCTGTGCGAAAAATGCAGCAAGGAGTATCCAATCCAGGATGGGATCCCTATCCTGACATAA
- a CDS encoding ATP-binding protein yields the protein MTQIKDVLLELNPWWKQDFKAEFKEREVYSKIQKFMPLRQILAFTGLRRVGKTTLLRKIIEDAITKENFDPKRVMYFSFDECREAEIKEVLRSYEELTENSLREKRSLVVLDEVQKASNWEGQVKSIYDLYEKHVKIIVSGSESLFIRSKSKETLAGRIFEFKIEPLSFREFLRFKEAKFEPIPLYKRELEKLFEEFTLTQGFPELIGIQDKEIIKKYLKESIIEKVVFQDMQRLFPIKDASLIESLLSIFLEEPGQIIEISDLANDLNVSRQTLSNYILYLEHAFLIRKLYNFSRNRRKVERKLKKYYPTIVSPTLVFRQDDVSKSKVFEWLIVNQLQAEFFWRDPYKNEVDIVLFDKTIMPIEVKYGKIELEGMRSFMEKFKVKEGCIISRNVEEKKKTDGRTISIIPAFRFLLGRGI from the coding sequence ATGACACAGATTAAGGATGTGCTCTTGGAGCTAAATCCCTGGTGGAAGCAGGATTTCAAGGCCGAATTTAAAGAGAGAGAGGTCTACTCTAAGATACAGAAATTTATGCCCCTCAGACAGATCCTGGCATTTACTGGCTTAAGGAGGGTTGGGAAGACCACATTACTGCGTAAGATCATCGAGGATGCCATCACAAAAGAGAACTTTGATCCAAAAAGGGTTATGTACTTCTCATTTGACGAATGCAGGGAAGCTGAGATAAAAGAGGTGCTGCGCAGCTATGAGGAACTCACTGAAAACAGCCTGCGAGAAAAAAGGAGCTTAGTAGTGCTTGACGAAGTGCAGAAAGCAAGCAATTGGGAAGGCCAAGTCAAGAGCATATACGACCTCTATGAAAAACACGTCAAGATCATTGTTTCAGGATCAGAATCCTTGTTTATAAGAAGCAAATCAAAAGAGACTCTTGCTGGAAGAATATTCGAGTTCAAGATAGAGCCATTGTCTTTCAGGGAGTTCTTAAGATTCAAGGAAGCGAAGTTCGAGCCCATCCCTCTGTATAAAAGGGAGCTGGAAAAGCTTTTTGAGGAATTCACCTTAACCCAGGGCTTTCCGGAATTGATCGGCATTCAGGATAAAGAGATAATAAAGAAGTACCTAAAAGAAAGCATCATTGAAAAAGTCGTATTTCAGGATATGCAGAGATTATTTCCTATTAAGGACGCATCACTCATAGAATCCCTGCTTAGCATCTTTCTTGAAGAGCCCGGGCAAATAATAGAGATTTCTGACCTCGCGAACGATTTAAACGTATCAAGGCAGACCCTTTCAAATTATATACTGTACTTGGAACATGCCTTTCTGATAAGGAAGCTGTATAATTTCTCCAGGAACAGAAGAAAAGTTGAGAGAAAACTAAAAAAATATTACCCCACCATCGTTTCACCAACGCTTGTATTCCGGCAAGATGATGTATCCAAGTCAAAGGTGTTTGAATGGCTCATTGTTAATCAGCTTCAAGCAGAATTTTTCTGGCGGGACCCGTATAAAAATGAAGTTGATATTGTTTTATTTGACAAAACAATAATGCCAATAGAAGTTAAATATGGGAAAATAGAATTGGAGGGCATGCGCTCTTTTATGGAAAAATTTAAGGTTAAAGAAGGCTGCATCATCTCGAGAAATGTTGAGGAAAAGAAGAAAACCGATGGAAGGACAATCTCCATAATCCCTGCCTTTAGATTTCTATTGGGCAGGGGAATCTGA